In Desulfocurvus vexinensis DSM 17965, the sequence ATGGCCAGCAGCTCGCGCACCAAAAAGTCGGACTGCGAAAGCAGCTCGCGCACCAGCTGGTTGACGCGGGCCCAGTCCACGGGCGTGCCGCCGTAGTGGATGTCCTCCAGTTCGGCGATGCGCTCCAGGCAGGCGCGGTCGATCTCCAGCAGGTTCTTGAACGACTCGTACTTGCGCCGCAAGACGGTGCCGGGGGCGAAGACCTGGTAGGTCCAGTGCTTGAACAGCTCCTTGAAGTCCATGGGACGCGGGGCTCCTTGCCTGGGGGTTCTAGCTGGCCAGGACCTTGCCGACCTTGTCTTCCAGCTCGTCCTTGTCGATGGGCTTGACGCAGTAGTCCGCCGCGCCCAGGCGCTGGCACTGGCGCGCGGTCTCGATGGTCGGATAGCCGGTGAGCATGATGACCCGCGTGCCCGGAGAGACCTTCTTGAGCTCTTCGAGCACCTCGACGCCGGTCATCTTCTTGAGCTTGATGTCCAGGATGGCCAGGTCCGGGGCGTGGGCCTTGGCGTGGGCCAGGGCCTCCTCCTCCTCGGTGAAGGCCTCCACGCTGTGCCCCTTGCGTTCCAGGATGCGCTTGATGAGCACGCCTGCGTCCATCACATCGTCGAGCACGATGATCGTGGCCATGTCAGTCTCCTTGGGGTGCTGCGGTCTGTAGCTCGCCCCGGATCACGGCGACCTCGGGGCAATCCTCGTCGGGCAGGCCTTCCTTGGTCAGGGGCAGCTCCACGAAGAACACCGTGCCGGGGCCGGGGGGCTTGGTCTCGTTCTTGTCGCCTTCGCTGGCCAGATACTCCACGGGCGCGGGGCTGGTCACCGAAATTTTTCCGCCGTGGTCGGCCACGATGCCGAAGGACACGGACAGGCCCAGGCCCGTGCCCTCGCCCACGGGCTTGGTGGTGAAGAAGGGGTCGAAGACCTGGGGCAGGTCGCCCCCGGTGATGCCCGAGCCCGTGTCGGCCACGGTGACCACCACCCGGCGGCGGTGGCTGCACAGCTTGGTGCCCACCAGGATGTGCCCGTCGGAGCCGATGGCGTCGAAGGCGTTGGAGAGCAGGTTCATCCAGACCTGCTTGAGCCGCGCGGCGTCGCCCACGATGGGCGGCACCGTGGGGTCGAAGTCCGTCTGCACGATGACGCGCTCCTGGCGGAAGATCTGGGCCACCAGGTCCACCACCTCCTGGATGGAGGTGTTCAGGTCCATGGGTTCCATGGCGGTCTGGGTGCTGCGCGAAAAGCCCAGCAGGTCGGCCACGATGCGTCGGCAGACCTTGGTCTGGCGCTCGATGGTCTTCAGGTCCTTGTGCAGCTGGCTGTCGGCGGCGGCGTCTTCGAGCAGGAGCTGGGCGTAGCCCAGGATGATGCCCAGCGGGGTGTTGATCTCGTGGGCCACGCCTCCGGCCATCTTGCCCAGGTCGTGCATCTTCTGGGAGTGGATGAGCCGCTCCTGGTACTGCTTGATGACGGTGATGTCGCGCGCGGTGAGCAGCAGGCCGATGATCTTCTCCCCGCTGCGCACGGGCACCTTGAGGATGTGGAACCAGCGCTTGTCGCCCTTGCGCCCGGTGAGGATCTGCTTGGACAGCGGCGCGCCGCTCATGAGGATCTGGCGGTCCTCGTGGTAGTTGGCGTCGGCCTGGCCCTCGCTGAAGAGGTCGAAGTCCGTGCGGCCGAGGATGTCCTTCTCGTTGCGGTGGAAATAGGTGCAGAAGGCCTTGTTCACGGCCATGTAGCGCAGCTCGTCGTCCTGCAGCGAGACCAGGTCGGGGGTCACGTCGAGGATGGTCTGCATGAGCTGGCGCTGGCGCTCCAGGTCGCTGTGGGTCTGCTTGAGCTCGTCGATGTAGGCGTTGAGCGTCAGGGCCATGATGTCGAAGGTCTCGGCCAGGGCCTGGATCTCGTCGCCCTGGTTCTCGAGGAAGACCTTGCACGAGCGGCAGGTGCGCAGCTTTTCGGGCAGGGCCACATCGGCGCAGTGCGGGCACAGGGTGCCCGCCAGGTACCAGCAGCGGTGGCGGTCGTCGCGGTAGGCCGGGC encodes:
- a CDS encoding response regulator, which encodes MATIIVLDDVMDAGVLIKRILERKGHSVEAFTEEEEALAHAKAHAPDLAILDIKLKKMTGVEVLEELKKVSPGTRVIMLTGYPTIETARQCQRLGAADYCVKPIDKDELEDKVGKVLAS
- a CDS encoding ATP-binding protein: MTRTPRFLDRLKFQDKINLGTALIVIFFGVLVSIGVSRVSVNAIIEENRDRGTSMARNLALRALDPMLGQDFLRLKTLVDEVAGLSPYITYAFVQDRQGDVVVHSFKTDFPVDLREANAARGRDVHVQLLDAGSMRIYDFAAPVIIGTDSFGTVRLGISQVRVQSAKSQIMVTIFGITAAVAVAAILLSTLFARGITRRLDILRESAEEVVRGNLDVQTAPPLSRDCWEVMNCTNQDCPAYRDDRHRCWYLAGTLCPHCADVALPEKLRTCRSCKVFLENQGDEIQALAETFDIMALTLNAYIDELKQTHSDLERQRQLMQTILDVTPDLVSLQDDELRYMAVNKAFCTYFHRNEKDILGRTDFDLFSEGQADANYHEDRQILMSGAPLSKQILTGRKGDKRWFHILKVPVRSGEKIIGLLLTARDITVIKQYQERLIHSQKMHDLGKMAGGVAHEINTPLGIILGYAQLLLEDAAADSQLHKDLKTIERQTKVCRRIVADLLGFSRSTQTAMEPMDLNTSIQEVVDLVAQIFRQERVIVQTDFDPTVPPIVGDAARLKQVWMNLLSNAFDAIGSDGHILVGTKLCSHRRRVVVTVADTGSGITGGDLPQVFDPFFTTKPVGEGTGLGLSVSFGIVADHGGKISVTSPAPVEYLASEGDKNETKPPGPGTVFFVELPLTKEGLPDEDCPEVAVIRGELQTAAPQGD